A genome region from Chthoniobacterales bacterium includes the following:
- the sufD gene encoding Fe-S cluster assembly protein SufD, which yields MASLLETPFIDPTAPDWLQTLRQQAWTDFQNTPAPKRKDEAWRFANLKMLELDQYQPASKIDRETEQKILAQSTGLSSVAGRLVFANGILLAKQNLTAELIAQGVQFLSFDEAVNFVPELIQQHFMTQTVGLGSARLAALHKAKVSTGTVIHVPKNVEIALPLEIFHWLDGQNSTVFPHTLIILGDNAKLTVLEHYQSTQSQTEGLACAVNDLILGAGARLTYVSVQDWSDHARSFQINSTELARDAHATNMVVNLGSSYSRYESASRMRGPGGRSDMLAVNVATDHQEYDQRTLQDHAQPHCTSDLLYKNALLDFSRTIFAGLIRVEEHSHKTDAYQKVRNLILSDDAEANSMPGLEILADDVRCSHGATSGQLEQDEVFYLLSRGIPEAAARKLLVMGFLNEAINRLENESIETHLNSLIAQKFATL from the coding sequence ATGGCTTCCTTGTTAGAGACACCATTCATCGACCCGACTGCGCCTGATTGGCTGCAAACGCTCCGCCAGCAAGCTTGGACTGATTTTCAAAACACGCCCGCTCCCAAGCGGAAAGATGAGGCGTGGCGTTTTGCAAATCTGAAAATGTTGGAGCTGGATCAGTATCAGCCAGCTTCCAAGATCGATCGCGAAACCGAGCAAAAAATTCTGGCGCAATCCACCGGGCTCAGCTCTGTTGCGGGCCGTCTGGTGTTTGCCAACGGCATCCTCCTGGCTAAGCAAAACTTGACTGCAGAACTTATCGCCCAAGGTGTGCAGTTTCTGAGTTTTGATGAAGCGGTGAATTTTGTTCCCGAGTTGATTCAGCAACATTTCATGACGCAAACTGTGGGACTCGGTTCCGCACGGCTTGCCGCTTTGCACAAAGCCAAGGTGAGCACTGGGACGGTGATCCATGTTCCGAAAAATGTGGAAATCGCCTTGCCGCTGGAAATTTTTCACTGGCTCGACGGGCAGAATTCCACGGTGTTTCCGCACACGCTGATCATCCTCGGCGACAACGCGAAACTTACCGTTTTGGAGCACTATCAATCGACTCAAAGTCAGACGGAAGGTCTAGCTTGCGCGGTGAATGATTTGATCCTCGGTGCGGGTGCCCGACTCACTTACGTGTCCGTCCAGGATTGGAGCGACCATGCGCGAAGTTTTCAAATCAACTCCACGGAACTCGCCCGCGATGCGCACGCGACTAACATGGTAGTGAATCTCGGTTCCAGCTACTCGCGTTACGAAAGCGCCAGCCGCATGCGTGGCCCGGGTGGTCGCAGCGACATGCTTGCGGTGAACGTGGCCACCGATCATCAGGAATACGACCAGCGCACTTTGCAGGATCACGCGCAGCCGCATTGTACTAGCGATCTGCTTTACAAAAACGCGCTGCTGGATTTTTCCCGCACCATTTTTGCAGGTCTCATCAGGGTCGAGGAGCACAGTCACAAAACCGATGCCTACCAGAAAGTGCGCAACCTCATCCTAAGTGATGACGCGGAGGCGAACTCCATGCCGGGATTGGAAATCCTGGCCGACGACGTGCGTTGCAGTCACGGTGCCACCAGCGGGCAACTCGAGCAGGACGAGGTTTTTTATCTACTCAGCCGCGGGATTCCAGAAGCGGCGGCCCGCAAATTACTCGTGATGGGATTTCTCAATGAAGCCATCAACCGACTTGAGAATGAGTCGATTGAAACTCATCTCAATTCGCTGATCGCGCAAAAATTCGCGACTCTGTAA